From the genome of Ananas comosus cultivar F153 linkage group 16, ASM154086v1, whole genome shotgun sequence, one region includes:
- the LOC109722319 gene encoding thioredoxin H2-2-like, whose translation MGGLFSSPAASGAADDGAPSAVVAIHSAAQWDEHWESHKNSNKLMVIDFSASWCGPCRFIEPAFKALAAKFTNATFVKIDVDELSEVSRKWKVEAMPTFVLIKGGQEVSRVVGAKKDELERKIQMFIA comes from the exons atgggcGGGCTCTTCTCCTCCCCCGCCGCATCCGGCGCCGCCGACGACGGGGCCCCCTCCGCCGTCGTCGCGATCCACTCCGCCGCCCAATGGGACGAGCACTGGGAGTCCCACAAGAACTCCAACAAGCTC ATGGTGATCGATTTCTCGGCTTCGTGGTGCGGGCCGTGCCGGTTCATCGAGCCGGCCTTCAAGGCCCTCGCCGCCAAATTCACCAACGCCACCTTCGTCAAGATCGACGTCGACGAGCTCTCG GAAGTGTCGCGGAAGTGGAAGGTGGAGGCAATGCCGACCTTCGTGCTTATCAAAGGTGGCCAGGAGGTGAGCAGGGTGGTCGGTGCCAAGAAGGACGAGCTCGAGAGGAAGATCCAAATGTTCATCGCCTGA